The following proteins come from a genomic window of Acomys russatus chromosome 17, mAcoRus1.1, whole genome shotgun sequence:
- the Fbxl6 gene encoding F-box/LRR-repeat protein 6, whose protein sequence is MAPVASGRVRRRAPGSKRPYARARSAEDWWWDRLAPRGSGYHLLQADSMLLVLPDLEPTRGRAHRRAPRRAPRPPARGPKAAAKPRIKPRPDPSPDQGSDSGWGDRIPLEVLVHIFGLLVAAHGPMPFLGRAARVCRHWHEATSHPSLWHTVTLSPRLVGRAAKGNLKAEKKLLASLEWLIPNRFSQLQRLTLIHWKSQVHSVLELVSKFCPRLTFLKLSDCHNVTADTLVTLAKACCQLHSLDLHHSMVESTAVVNFLEEAGSRMRKLWLTYSSQTTAILGALLGSCCPQLQVLEVSTGMNCNSTPLQLPVEALQKSCPQLQVLRLLNLIWLPKPCGRGVPQGPGFPSLEELCLAGSACSFVSNEVLGRLLHRSPKLRLLDLRGCARITPTGLCDLPCQELEQLYLGLYGMSDGLTVAKKDSLLLTQKWYHTLRELDFSGQGFSEKDLEQALAVFSGTSGGLHPALCSLNLRGTRVTPSTVSSVISSCPGLLYLNLESCRCLPRGLKRAYRGPEEVQWCLEQLLTSPPSSREST, encoded by the exons ATGGCTCCAGTGGCCTCTGGGAGAGTTCGGCGTCGAGCTCCGGGCTCCAAGCGGCCCTACGCGCGGGCCCGCTCGGCCGAGGACTGGTGGTGGGACCGGCTGGCACCTCGCGGTTCTGGGTACCACCTGCTGCAAGCGGACAGCATGCTGCTCGTGTTGCCGGACCTGGAGCCTACCCGCGGTCGTGCGCACAGGCGCGCCCCTCGCCGCGCTCCGAGGCCACCGGCCCGCGGCCCCAAGGCTGCAGCCAAGCCAAGGATCAAACCCCGACCGGATCCGTCACCGGATCAGGGCTCGGACTCCGGCTGGGGAGACCGTATTCCCTTAGAAGTCCTGGTGCATATTTTCGGGTTGTTGGTTGCAGCTCATGGGCCCATGCCCTTCCTTGGCAG GGCTGCACGCGTTTGCCGCCACTGGCATGAAGCCACCTCTCATCCTTCGCTCTGGCATACTGTGACCCTGTCACCCCGGCTGGTTGGCCGAGCTGCCAAGGGCAACCTTAAGGCAGAGAAGAAGCTTCTTGCTTCCCTGGAGTGGCTCATACCCAATCG GTTCTCACAGCTCCAGAGGTTGACCCTCATCCATTGGAAATCTCAAGTACACTCTGTGTTGGAG ctggTTAGCAAGTTCTGTCCTCGGCTCACCTTCCTCAAGCTTTCAGACTGCCACAATGTGACTGCTGACACTCTGGTCACGTTAGCGAAAGCCTGCTGCCAGCTCCACAGTCTGGACCTACACCATTCCATG GTGGAGTCCACAGCTGTGGTGAACTTCTTGGAGGAGGCAGGGTCCCGAATGCGTAAGCTGTGGCTGACCTACAGTTCCCAGACAACAGCCATCTTGGGTGCGCTGCTG GGCAGCTGCTGCCCCCAGCTTCAAGTCCTGGAGGTCAGCACTGGCATGAACTGCAACAGCACACCCCTGCAGCTGCCTGTGGAGGCTCTGCAGAAAAGCTGCCCCCAGCTGCAG GTGCTACGGCTCCTGAATCTGATTTGGCTTCCCAAGCCTTGTGGACGAGGGGTACCCCAGGGACCAGGCTTCCCCAGTCTCGAGGAGCTCTGCTTGGCTGGCTCCGCCTGCAGCTTTGTGAGCAACGAGGTTCTGGGCCGCTTGCTCCATCGCTCTCCCAAACTTCGCCTACTGGATCTTCGAGGCTGTGCTCGGATCACTCCTACTGGCCTGTGTGATTTACCGTGTCAAG AGCTGGAGCAGCTGTACCTGGGCCTATACGGCATGTCCGATGGGTTGACTGTAGCTAAGAAGGACAGCCTCTTGTTGACCCAGAAGTGGTATCACACCCTGAGAGAGCTGGACTTCAGTGGCCAAGGCTTCAGCGAGAAAGACTTGGAACAGGCCCTAGCTGTTTTCTCAGGCACCTCTGGGGGCTTACACCCAGCCTTGTGCTCCCTCAACCTAAGGGGTACCCGTGTCACACCAAGTACAGTCAG TTCTGTGATTAGCAGTTGCCCAGGGTTGCTGTATCTCAATCTGGAGTCCTGTCGTTGCCTCCCCCGGGGTCTGAAGCGTGCCTACCGGGGGCCAGAGGAAGTCCAGTGGTGTCTAGAGCAGCTACTTACAAGCCCACCCTCTTCCAGAGAGTCCACTTAA